GCTTCATTCGGTAGGCCAGATAACCTTTTGGAGTAATTGCTGGCTGATCTGTAATGAGTCTGTCGATTTCCATACATAGGATTTGCAGATAACAGGCGGATATCGCTGGTGAGAAATCCGAAAGACGTCTGTGCTCAAGAATGAGCTGACGAAACAAGCCGAGGAAATTCTCGCTTAATGGCACGCTTAAGAGAGAGGGTCTCTGAGCGCGTTGCCACCATTCAACAATCCAAGTTCCTTCACAAAAAATATGATAATCTCCGCTTTCGATCCGCGGTTTACCTACAGGATAGTCTTCCTTATCTATTATTAAATAGTAAGGATCGTTAGGAGCAAACAGCATGATATCGCCGCTCTCCACTGGAGTCATCACACCGTCGATCATAGCTCGGCTTCGGCCCTCCGTTTGCAGACGAATTAAATAGTTCTGATTTCCATGACTATGAGACATATGAAAAGGTTTACGATGAAATGAAAATCCAGCTGATAATACGTAACAGGTAGTTGATT
The window above is part of the Paenibacillus sp. FSL K6-0276 genome. Proteins encoded here:
- a CDS encoding AraC family transcriptional regulator, giving the protein MTQSTTCYVLSAGFSFHRKPFHMSHSHGNQNYLIRLQTEGRSRAMIDGVMTPVESGDIMLFAPNDPYYLIIDKEDYPVGKPRIESGDYHIFCEGTWIVEWWQRAQRPSLLSVPLSENFLGLFRQLILEHRRLSDFSPAISACYLQILCMEIDRLITDQPAITPKGYLAYRMKQYVEEHATLPFLLEDVAAHVDISVSRAVHLFKEAFGTSIIKYVNDVRLEMARERITFSPMPLEQVAETCGFANYTYFHRVFRSHFGMSPRQYRVHSRTQV